In the Athene noctua chromosome 25, bAthNoc1.hap1.1, whole genome shotgun sequence genome, one interval contains:
- the LOC141970196 gene encoding feather keratin Cos1-1/Cos1-3/Cos2-1 encodes MSCCSPCVPCEPCCRPCGPTPLANSCNEPCVRQCQNSTVVIEPSPVVVTLPGPILSSFPQNTVVGSSTSAAVGSILSCDGVPINSGGFDLSCITSRYCGRRCPPC; translated from the coding sequence atgtcctgctgcagcccatgtgTGCCCTGCGagccctgctgccggccctgcggcccgaccccgctggccaacagctgcaatgagccctgtgtcaggcagtgccagaacTCCACCGTTGTCATcgagccctcccccgtggtggtgaccctgcccggccccatcctcagctccttcccacagaacaccgttgtgggctcctccacctccgctgccgttggcagcatcctcagctgtgacggagtgcccatcaactctgggggctttgacctctcctgcattaccagccgctactgtggcagaaggtgccccccctgctaa